From one Labeo rohita strain BAU-BD-2019 chromosome 8, IGBB_LRoh.1.0, whole genome shotgun sequence genomic stretch:
- the srp19 gene encoding signal recognition particle 19 kDa protein, protein MAHLTTNPADKERFLCIYPAYINSKKTLAEGRRIPAEKAVENPSCAEIRDVLTAAGLNVLVENKMYPREWNRDVQFRGRVRIQLKLEDGSLCQEKFGSRKDVMFYVAEMIPKLKSRTQKSGGAEAGSQQGEGGKKGKKKKK, encoded by the exons GTTTTTGTGCATCTATCCAGCATACATCAACAGTAAAAAGACACTAGCAGAAGGCAGAAGAATACCTGCAGAGAAG GCTGTGGAGAACCCATCGTGTGCTGAGATCCGGGACGTTCTCACCGCCGCTGGACTCAATGTTCTTGTGGAG AACAAGATGTACCCGCGCGAATGGAACAGAGACGTTCAGTTCAGAGGAAGAGTGCGGATTCAGCTCAAACTCGAGGATGGAAGTTTGTGCCAAGAGAAGTTTGGATCTA GGAAAGATGTGATGTTTTATGTAGCGGAGATGATCCCCAAACTAAAGAGCAGAACCCAGAAGAGCGGCGGAGCCGAGGCAGGATCACAGCAGGGAGAAGGagggaagaaaggaaagaagaagaagaagtag
- the LOC127169745 gene encoding protein FAM240B, producing MSSALIHDKLFIKSFWETKINNHHHMIEVEEERMKKSALTKLRDEWLTRLENRTKHLKNFGDNRGANPMAN from the exons ATGAGTTCTGCTCTCATTCATGACAAACTCTTTATCAAGTCATTCTGGGAGACGAAGATCAACAATCACCATCACATGATAGAAGTTGAAGAAGAGAGGATGAAGAAGAGCGCTCTCACCAA GCTACGTGACGAGTGGCTCACCAGGCTGGAGAATCGGACCAAACATCTGAAGAATTTTGGTGACAATCGTGGGGCAAATCCAATGGCAAACTAA